GAATTCTTCTGACGTGGGGTGGGCACTAAGATAAGCGACACGCTCTGGGAACCGCTTGCGGAAAACTTCTTTCTGTGTCTGATAATCGACGAGGATGATTTCTTGCTGTTCCGCCCCGCAATAGGCAAAATATCTTTTGCCCCAGGCGAAAAACCGCCGCGGGGAAAAGAGCGTAATCCTGTCTTATCTCGCCGCCAAAAGGCGTGAACTTAAAAAGCATCACTTCTTTGCCCCGGCTGTCGCGCAAACACCCGGTCCAGACCAGTTTCAAGATCTTTAACCAGAACCACAGTCACCTGGTATTACTGAGTTTGCGGTTCCGCCTGATTTAGCTTTCCCCCGCTTGTGCAGATCATCTAAGATGGGTTAGATTCAACACACTTCCTGCAGCTTTTCAGGGTGTTTTTCTCACCCCCAATGTATGGTTGTATCTGAGGAGCCGGGAAATGCCTCCCAAGTTTCCCTTTGTTATATATGACTTTTCAGAAAGGGTTTTGGATCACGGAACTGAAAATTTTTCAAAAAAAAGAAACCCCGCCTGACGGGGTTGCAAATCAAAGATTTTCGAAAATTCTAATCGAGTTAGAGCGGTTCCAGAGAAGCGGCGACTTTTACTATTTCCTCTTGAGGAACCCGGGCAGAAATCTCGTACCGGATGCCTCCCTTGCTCCAGATTACTTTGCTCCAGCCATCTTTCTGGCGGTAAAGGAGTTTTGCTGGTGCACCCCGGATGTTGATTCACCTTCCCTGCATTCTCTTCATATAATGGAGGTATGCCGGGGAGGAGGTGGCAGCATTGCGGCGCCGTACCTCAGGCCTCAAAATAGGTTTGCTCCTCTTTTTTGCAGCGCTCGGTTTG
The sequence above is drawn from the Bacillota bacterium genome and encodes:
- a CDS encoding DUF4367 domain-containing protein gives rise to the protein MNIRGAPAKLLYRQKDGWSKVIWSKGGIRYEISARVPQEEIVKVAASLEPL